Sequence from the Amaranthus tricolor cultivar Red isolate AtriRed21 chromosome 1, ASM2621246v1, whole genome shotgun sequence genome:
AAAAATGTTATTAGAGTAAATAAATACCTTTGAATTCTTTTCCTAATGAAGGAAGGAAGATCTAGAGAGTAACTAGGAAGGAGGAGTTGAAAGGTTTCTCCTACAAAAGGGAGACCTTTAGACCCAGGAGGCAACACCACTTGCTTGCTTCTTGGATTTCCTCTCAATACCAACCATATTATTGCTACTATTGTTGCAAAAGCTAACCCCATTATTGACAACATTTTTGTTGCTATTTCTTTCTTTTAGAATTTGGATGaaatatacttaaaaaaaaaaaactcttaattaaaatgtttttgtatatattgttaGCTTGTATATTTTGTAATTTGATGAAGTAAATGATCATTAAGGACCCTCTTATATATACTCTTAGTTTAAAGAATTAGAACAAGTACATAATCACGAAACCAAATTTTGAGAGATTTGTGGTGAAAGAGGATTACATTAACAAAATCTTAATTATGCGTATAAATCGAATTAAGGTACTAATGATCAATATTTAGATCTTGATTAATATAAGAgcaaaagatatatatatatatgtaatagtGAAAACAACATCTGATTTTGTGGGAAATCAATTGAACAATTCAGTCAACATGTATATTAATcatatatgtttatattttattataaagtaggccgaaagaagaaaaaaatcaaatgaaaattgaattcaAAAATTCATCCAAAAAAGACAATATTGATTGCAACTAATTAAACAATACCTAATTCTCATTATTCATATAAGTTTATCATGACTGATTCCAAATAGGATGGTGTCACAATAATCTTAATTAAATAGCAAAATTAAGACTTTGAAATGTCAACGAATCCGTCGAGTCTGAAGAAAGAGTCATGATATCAACCTGAGAGTGGCACTTACATCTTCTATTAATACTATATTAGGATTAGATCATAATTCATCAAGATTTTATTTGGGAAACTTCAAATAAATATGATGGTAAATGTTTATGtaaaatatcatcatcatacctactGTATCCCgcacataaaaaattatagctTAAGTCTGGGAAGAAAAGGAcagcgacaactcatacccataaaggagagcacggCCAAAGAGTTCCCGAGAAAGAAGTTCACCTAGAAaaatcatcttcttttctaAATTATTGCATGTAATTATACTTAATTATTTCTAAATGTTTActtttttcaattgtttttcaagttgctaaaaattaaatatgaaattgtaaatttgtataggccatatattaaaattttacaagGCTATTGATGAAACCGTGAAATACAACAATATGTGAACTTGTTATCTTTTGGAAGATCTTTCCTTGAGTGGTACACATGGAGAGAAACATAATCTCAAGAGTGTTCAAACATTTTTCTAATGGAAAATTGGTTTCTGAAAATATACTACTCTAATATCAAACgtattacaaattacaatgaaTTGGTATACAGAATATCAAACCTACCTATAAAAGATTACAAAACTTTGATTGTTGataaatttctttttcaatCTCAATgtcattaaataatttttacctATACTCCTACTTAGACGGAGTATGTATATAAATGACTTTTCTCTAGACTTCTACTTAGACGGagtatgaataaaaaaaaaacagggtaatatatatatatatatatatatatatatatatatatatatatatatatatatatatatataatgtgagCTGATGATCAATACAGATAACCAATAACAGCATCAACGATCTCATGGGTAGTTCTAGAACCACCAAGATCTTTGGTTCGATACTCGCCTTCTACGATTACACGATTCACAGAAGTCTCCAATCGATCAGAAAATGACGGGAATTGGAGATGCCTCAACATCATGGCTGAAGATAGAAGCAGAGCCACTGGGTTTGCTTTCTCCTCCTTCACCATTTCTATCTTCCCTACATTTCCTGCTGATGCACCTTGCTCAAATACAGCATGATCTGGACCAACATTACCTGAAGTTCACACACAAATTAAGTGTCCACTAGCATGATCAGGACCAATATTATTACCATTTGATCAGAAACATCCTCCTTCATTCTTTCGAGTTTGCTGCTATGTGCTGCTGATAAAAAAAGACTCTCACATAAAACACCGTAATGTAGCCTATTCTAATTGCCAGTTTGAAagttggtactaaatggtggtcaGGTGAAGGATTTGTAGCGTAAATTTTCATGGAATGTATCGGGTCTCATGCctatgaatatgatgatgaaacTTTTATCATAATATTAGCTCTCAAAATGATAAcgtattggaatgaattttgtaaagGGAATGAGAGAATTGAAGTAAACAAGTACCGTTGTTAGGTGATTTTCCTACCAAAATGATACTAATTTTCCATTATATCAAAATCAATCGTAAAGGACATTGGATCGGAGTATTTAGTTATTATAAGGATAAGGTTGAGTATATTATATAACTGACCCACCCAAACTCTCCATAGATGGGAGTAGGAGCACGTTGCAAGTGTAAAAGGGTATAAAGATTGATTAGTTGTAGGGCAGGAGTAGCAAGAATATGAAGGTTGACACTTACAGGATTGACCACTGAAACTGAACTATTAGTTCATATAATTGACCTTATCTTTTGAGACTAAAGCTTTAGCATTCTTTTTGTTGAGTTGCAAGTgcaaaaattatatatgatcAAACTCAATCTCAATAATcccaaaaaaaaaccatgttatTCGCATATATTTGGTGTTTAATTGGAGCAAAGTTAGTCATGTATAGGACTTAAATCACGCTAAGATAGTAATCACTAACCATAGACTTAGGACTTAGGAGTATGCAAGGTGAGAAAGTCTGTGTTAGCGACTTATCAGACATATCAGCAAAAGaaaagtaaagatttagttaaggtaGAAAAGACCCCCTGGCATGACACCAGTTCCTCCGGCAATACCAGCAGCAACATTTGACACTAAATTACCATAAAGATTAGGAGTAACCTGTCAAATGTACAAACAATGCAATATAATGTACCTTCCATCGATCAGTATGTATTCAGATACCCACCAAATTAAATACAAATGGGGTATATAGATGCACACCGTACCATCACATCGAACTGTTCGGGTTTAGACACGAGCTGCATGCAGCAGTTGTCGACAATAATCTCGCTATagtcgatggtaggatagtgtgCTGCCATCTCCCGGCAAGATTCTAAGAAAAGACCATCCGCAAGTTTCATGATGTTGGCTTTATGCACAGCAGTAACTCTCTTTCTGTTGTTCAAGTAAGCATATTCAAATGCATATTTTGCAATACATTCTGAATTGAACTTTGTTCACAGCCAAAGCCAAAATATATAAGCACAGGCAACGTATTTACGGGACAGAGTACATACATTAAGACCATGTCAAATGCAATTTACTGCCTGTTTAGTAGTAGGTATTAAAGAGTTGAAATGATATGAAAGACTCATGAAATTTTAGTAGGAAAATCCCTTCACAAGCATAGAGTCTGGCCCCCTTGTCTAAAATGCGATCCTGTGTAATTTTGGCTTTGACTCCCTGTTACCaatatgatatataatttaaagagtCCATgaatacaataaaaattactataGCTCAATGGTTGGGATAACATACTTATAATCTAAAGTTGTAATCTAAGGGATCAAACCCAAAGTTgaactattttttttctaatagactaataaatttacattataatgtcttttctctttatctttcataatttcaCATATCCTTTTTagtgtgtttatatttttgttattttaatttttaataatatttttttgatactTAATAGGCAAATAAATGAAGTtaaaaacacttttttttttttttcaaaaggggTAATTATAAGAAAACTTCAACTCTATCCGTAAAAAAAAGTTTTGCTATGattcaagtttatttttataatttaactagttttatattataaataatttgctaATATATCAACAATTTGGTCCCTCTAACTCAAAACTCTAACTCAAAATTCTAGTTCGCCCCTGTTCACAAGTTAGATGGTCATGCTTGCTCTTCTCcgatcatcttattttcttcataaaattcattgcAATGCATTACCATATAAATTATGTGATATTAGTTGATAatagaaaattgtgaaaaaaaaaattttctatgaGAAAAGTTTCGTTACCGTAGAAAAAACATATGAATATAATGCTCAGTGAATATAATGCTTGAATATATCAATCTCAATATATGGTAGAAAAAACTTTTCTATGAGAAAAGTTTCGTTAccgtagaaaaaaaaaatttacattatatCCAATCTCACAACCATTGTTTAGTTCGATCCTCATCTATCTCTTCAAATTCCCTTGGCCTAAGATCCCATATCACTAAAATATTGAGTTGTTGCTTGAATATAATGCTTAGTGAATGTATAATCCACTTAATACCATATGAGAAAAGAATGAACTAAATTAAATGTGTATACAAGTCAAGTAGTCAATGCTCATTACCCGTTGTGGGCCTGTGGGCACAAGTGCCCATATGAATGGGCCACGGCTAACAAATTATGGCGTAACACCTAAAACAACCCCATGTTCCAATGAAGTTTGATTATTACATCGATCCTTCTACCAAATCAAATAATACGTCCCAATTCTCACAAAACAAGAACAAGAGTAAcacatcaatcaaaaacaaaaaaaatgatctttaattaaagaaatagaataataataccTTAACACTCTCAACAACACCAGGAACAACCTCATGTTCCAAACCAGCATATTCACCTTCAGTATTCTCCCTTATAACAACAATATCAACATCCTTATGACGGGTAGGAAGTCCTTCCATATTAAAACAATGTACCAAAGAAGCAAATAGATCAAATTCCTTCCTCAAATACACATTCAAAGAACTAACACCACCACCCACAGGTGTCATCAATCCACCTTTAATACAAACCTTATTTTGCTTTATTGATTCCATTACCCCATCTGGAATTTTATGCATATCTCCTTTTACCTCGTATTTTTCAAATGTAATTGGTGCATGCATGGCTTCCATAACACGTTCTACTGCCCCTGTTAACAATGGACCGATTCCGTCGCCTGGAATTAGCGTCACTTTTCGTGTTCTTCCGTCGCGGGGACGGGGCATGTAGGTTACCGATCGAGTGAAGGATTTATTAAGGGATTTTTTTGATGggtttatgagttttttaaggATTTGAAAAGATTGTTGTCGAAACATTTTTGGGTAATTGCGATTATAATTGAATTTTAGGGTTGATTTTTCCCCTTTGTTtgagatttaattaattggaGATGGAGGGAGGAAAAGAGACGAGAACATGAAGAAAAGATCAAATTAAGGAGAACTTGAGTTTTAAAAAGGGTGTTTGGCACAAGGGATTCGAGGAGAAGGAATGGGACAAGATAAAGTCTATGTCCCCATGATAACATACTCTCTTTTGAAagaccatttttttttaaagacgGCTTTTAAGAGCCCAGCGCACTTTTCTTTTTTAGGAAATATcttaacttaaaaaaattgtagaatATTACTTTCTTTTTGGAAGATGAAAAGTTTTCTGATTAACTACTTATTCCCAAGTAAAATAAAACATCGTTTAGTAATAAAGcagattttttcattttttaaacaaaattaagGTTCATCAATGATGGAAAACAGTGATGTGAAAGATGACAAATATGCTAATTTTTGTGATTTAgggttaaaattatatatttgaaattataacataatatatttggggttataacataatatatttaagattataaaagaatatatttgtgattataacataatatatttggggttataactcaatatatttggaattaaaacttaatctatttgaggttttataacatatatatttgtttgtattattataatatcaattttgtagtattatatcacaaatatatacTGTTATAAACCCAAATCTATTACGTTATAACTGcaattatattttgttataaccccaactatattatgttataactccatatatattatggttataaccccaaatatatcatgttataattacaaatatattatgttataactcctaCGGCCCGTTtgattgatggtaatgaagtaatgggaatgaaatgttgtaatggcaatagtaataaAGGAAtagatatgagaattggtaataagattcttttgtttggtgtccatgactaaagaatggt
This genomic interval carries:
- the LOC130797715 gene encoding isocitrate dehydrogenase [NAD] regulatory subunit 1, mitochondrial-like, with the protein product MPRPRDGRTRKVTLIPGDGIGPLLTGAVERVMEAMHAPITFEKYEVKGDMHKIPDGVMESIKQNKVCIKGGLMTPVGGGVSSLNVYLRKEFDLFASLVHCFNMEGLPTRHKDVDIVVIRENTEGEYAGLEHEVVPGVVESVKVLLTKFNSECIAKYAFEYAYLNNRKRVTAVHKANIMKLADGLFLESCREMAAHYPTIDYSEIIVDNCCMQLVSKPEQFDVMVTPNLYGNLVSNVAAGIAGGTGVMPGGLFYLN